The Sphaerospermopsis torques-reginae ITEP-024 genome has a window encoding:
- a CDS encoding hemolysin family protein codes for MSSISVEILIILALILANGVFSMSEMAIVSARKVRLQQLANQGNLNAQAALQLAESPNHFLSLVQVGITLINILNGVFGGATIAQRLERYVQLVPFLADYSQPIAFGVVVLVITYLSLIVGELVPKRLALNNPEKIASSVALPMRTLAALASPVVYLLSLSTETVLRLLGITPSQEPQVTEEEIKILIEQGTEAGTFEEAEQDMVERVFRLGDRPVSSLMTPRPDIVWLDLDDSPEENRQKMSTSGYSRYPVCQEGLDHVLGVIPVTDLLARSLRHEPFDLTIGLRQPIFVPESTKGLKVLELFKQTATHIALVVDEYGVIQGLVTLNDIMSEIVGDVPARPGQEEPQAVQREDGSWLVDGMLPIEEFFELFGLEEINIEEIGSFQTLGGLVITHLGRIPSAADHFEWEGMRIEVMDMDGNRVDKVLVIPKNGNG; via the coding sequence ATGTCCTCAATCTCTGTTGAAATTTTAATCATTTTGGCGCTAATTCTTGCCAACGGTGTGTTTTCCATGTCTGAAATGGCCATAGTTTCCGCCCGTAAGGTCAGATTACAGCAACTAGCCAATCAAGGAAACCTCAACGCCCAAGCTGCACTGCAACTGGCAGAGTCTCCTAATCATTTTTTATCTCTTGTACAAGTAGGGATTACACTGATTAATATTCTCAATGGTGTGTTCGGTGGTGCTACCATTGCCCAAAGGCTAGAGAGATATGTTCAGTTAGTTCCTTTTTTGGCAGATTATAGCCAACCTATTGCTTTTGGAGTGGTGGTTTTAGTCATCACCTATTTATCATTGATTGTGGGTGAACTTGTACCCAAGCGGTTAGCATTAAACAACCCAGAAAAAATAGCCTCATCTGTAGCCCTTCCCATGCGAACTTTAGCGGCGTTAGCTTCTCCTGTGGTTTATCTTTTAAGTTTATCCACAGAAACAGTATTGCGACTTTTGGGAATTACACCTTCCCAAGAACCGCAAGTTACAGAAGAAGAAATCAAGATTTTAATAGAACAGGGAACAGAAGCGGGGACTTTTGAGGAAGCAGAACAGGATATGGTAGAAAGGGTTTTTCGTTTAGGCGATCGCCCTGTAAGTTCTCTAATGACACCCCGCCCTGATATTGTTTGGTTAGACTTGGACGACTCCCCAGAAGAAAACCGTCAGAAAATGTCTACCAGTGGTTATTCTCGTTATCCGGTATGTCAAGAGGGACTTGATCATGTTTTAGGTGTTATTCCTGTGACTGATTTATTAGCCAGGAGTTTACGCCATGAACCTTTTGATTTAACAATAGGATTACGTCAACCCATATTTGTCCCCGAAAGTACCAAGGGTTTAAAAGTTTTAGAGTTATTTAAACAAACCGCCACTCATATTGCTTTAGTAGTTGATGAATATGGAGTTATTCAAGGATTAGTAACGCTCAATGATATTATGAGTGAAATTGTCGGTGATGTTCCTGCACGACCTGGACAGGAAGAACCTCAAGCAGTACAAAGAGAAGATGGTTCTTGGTTGGTGGATGGAATGTTACCAATAGAAGAATTTTTTGAACTTTTTGGTTTAGAAGAAATTAATATTGAAGAGATAGGAAGTTTTCAAACTTTAGGCGGTTTAGTTATTACTCATTTAGGGCGTATTCCCTCAGCAGCAGATCATTTTGAATGGGAAGGTATGAGGATTGAAGTGATGGATATGGATGGAAATCGAGTTGATAAAGTTTTGGTGATTCCTAAGAATGGTAATGGTTGA